In Longimicrobiaceae bacterium, the DNA window GGTGAGCTGCGAACGGGCGACTTGTGAACGCTTCTGCTGGCGGACGGGCCGCCCCTACGCGCCGGTCTCGGCGGGGCGCGTGCCCAGCCGGAGTCGGTTGGTTTCCTTCAGGGTCGACAGGACGATGCTGGTGGTGGTCCACTGCACGCCCGGCCACGACTGGATCTCGGCGAGCAGCGCCTCCAACGTGGAGGTGCTCTCCGTGCGGATCTTGAGCAGGTGCGAGCCCTGCCCCGTCACCGAGTGGCATTCCAGGATGGCGGGGTGCTCCCCCGCGCGGTCGCGGAACGCCGGGTAGAACTGCGAACCGCTCATCCCCACGAAGATGAAGGCGGTCACATCCCACCCCACCTTGCGCGGGTCCAGCACCACGGTGAAGTGCCGGAT includes these proteins:
- a CDS encoding Lrp/AsnC family transcriptional regulator — encoded protein: MSAPARIDDIDLQLLDLLQEHGRVSQHDLAQAVGLSSPAVGERLRKLEERGIIRHFTVVLDPRKVGWDVTAFIFVGMSGSQFYPAFRDRAGEHPAILECHSVTGQGSHLLKIRTESTSTLEALLAEIQSWPGVQWTTTSIVLSTLKETNRLRLGTRPAETGA